One Haloplanus sp. GDY1 DNA window includes the following coding sequences:
- a CDS encoding AAA family ATPase, whose translation MTATSTGSSDASSTDSQVVLSHLVNRLLQREGGNIPVERVTLRVSDYVDLSDQDAADLIDDGADAGIYTLDRSQSGSSTIVGVSPQGPEPPVITDAFGELQRDEGTDFRVISVVTDSINDALHDAGYDDFTILANASTADIAGLTGTLTESRAENLLKEAQRHVPVGYRLAQRAAAYYSQRSNPDTGLGEARVTDLSLVTESVGEPRYLAEGWEPDDERGMYVSNIGRNAGNPVPTGLHILDNPDHPGVPKAATHPDASYDALPVDEHGKVIPPAVPIDPRLQLPLDELIAKKLARGLVPIRVVGPRGSGKNYLLKYLCHQTNRGYQSIDVDRATEPEDLFGPLVPDGDVIVPRNGAVKQGLLNGDTIVINEFPVMQAGAAIALHRLLNEGTLLVKSHGELVEPHPSSRLVITMNPPTREYRDSEPMNSATRGRFRAFEQPYIQDVEEEVETLDRQVNSTDVVVDRPTLRKIVQFAHQTRQNESWPTLSTRNLTILCEHIEDGASPKAATKNELWAVAEPNQYPEDAYETLNDYL comes from the coding sequence AGGTCGTCCTCTCACATCTTGTGAACCGACTTCTCCAGCGCGAAGGCGGTAACATTCCCGTCGAACGCGTCACGCTCCGCGTCTCCGACTACGTCGACCTCTCCGACCAAGACGCCGCCGACCTCATCGATGACGGCGCGGACGCAGGCATCTATACGCTCGACCGCTCGCAGAGCGGGAGCTCCACCATCGTCGGCGTCTCACCACAAGGACCCGAACCCCCAGTTATTACCGACGCCTTCGGCGAACTCCAACGTGACGAAGGCACGGACTTCCGCGTCATTAGCGTCGTCACCGACTCGATCAACGACGCACTCCACGACGCCGGCTACGACGACTTCACCATACTTGCCAACGCCAGCACTGCCGACATCGCTGGACTCACGGGGACACTCACCGAGAGTCGTGCCGAGAACCTCCTCAAAGAAGCCCAGCGACACGTTCCCGTCGGCTATCGCCTCGCACAGCGGGCAGCCGCCTACTACAGCCAGCGGAGTAACCCCGACACCGGCCTCGGGGAAGCTCGCGTCACCGACCTCTCGCTCGTCACCGAATCCGTCGGCGAACCTCGATATCTCGCAGAGGGCTGGGAGCCCGATGACGAACGCGGGATGTACGTCTCCAACATCGGACGGAACGCCGGGAATCCCGTCCCGACCGGCCTTCACATTCTCGACAATCCCGACCATCCAGGTGTGCCGAAGGCCGCGACCCATCCCGACGCGAGCTACGACGCCCTCCCCGTCGACGAACACGGCAAGGTCATCCCGCCCGCAGTTCCCATCGACCCACGCCTCCAGCTCCCGCTCGACGAGCTCATCGCGAAGAAGCTCGCCCGTGGCCTCGTGCCCATTCGCGTCGTCGGCCCGCGTGGATCGGGGAAGAACTACCTGCTGAAGTACCTCTGCCACCAGACGAACCGTGGCTACCAGTCTATCGACGTCGACCGAGCCACTGAACCCGAGGACCTCTTCGGACCGCTCGTCCCCGACGGCGATGTCATCGTGCCCCGCAACGGCGCCGTCAAACAGGGTCTCCTGAACGGCGATACCATCGTCATCAACGAGTTCCCCGTTATGCAGGCTGGGGCGGCGATCGCACTCCACCGCCTGCTGAACGAGGGGACGCTTCTCGTCAAATCCCACGGCGAACTCGTCGAACCACACCCCTCGTCCCGGCTCGTCATCACGATGAACCCGCCGACCCGCGAGTATCGCGACTCCGAACCAATGAACTCCGCCACTCGAGGTCGGTTCCGCGCCTTCGAGCAGCCCTACATCCAGGATGTCGAGGAAGAAGTCGAGACGCTAGACCGCCAAGTGAACAGTACGGATGTCGTCGTGGATCGCCCGACGCTTCGGAAGATCGTCCAGTTCGCCCACCAGACTCGACAGAACGAGTCCTGGCCGACGCTCTCGACGCGGAATCTCACCATCCTCTGTGAGCACATCGAGGACGGTGCCTCTCCGAAGGCAGCGACGAAGAACGAACTCTGGGCGGTCGCCGAACCAAATCAGTATCCTGAGGATGCCTATGAGACACTCAACGACTACCTCTGA